A portion of the Andreesenia angusta genome contains these proteins:
- a CDS encoding cold-shock protein, whose amino-acid sequence MVKGTVKWFNATKGYGFISGENGEDVFVHYSAINVDGYKTLEEGQEVEFEISEGQKGPQATDVTLV is encoded by the coding sequence ATGGTTAAGGGAACAGTTAAATGGTTTAATGCAACTAAGGGTTATGGATTTATCTCTGGAGAAAACGGAGAAGATGTTTTTGTACACTACTCAGCTATAAATGTTGACGGATACAAGACATTAGAGGAAGGCCAAGAGGTTGAATTCGAAATATCAGAAGGACAAAAAGGACCTCAAGCTACTGACGTTACACTAGTGTAA
- a CDS encoding class I SAM-dependent DNA methyltransferase — translation MESYIEFASYYDSLMYDVDYRSWYGFLKEILEKEGISYSSVLEMGCGTGNITEQICRDEKVKSVTCFDLSEEMLVIAKQKLKGIPNLEILRQDMTQMSIKKHYDLVLSCCDSINYITDEESLKKVFESTYSLLNDGGTFLFDINSYYKLSEIIGDNTFTEDRDGIFYVWENEYESDSEQCNFYLTFFIEDEQSGKYSRFDEHHVERAYRSEKILELLKESGFEDVRIYCDFDFSKDCKDRAERIFFLCKKE, via the coding sequence TTGGAGAGCTATATTGAATTTGCAAGTTACTACGACTCACTTATGTACGACGTGGACTACAGAAGCTGGTACGGCTTTTTAAAGGAGATACTGGAGAAGGAGGGTATAAGCTACAGCTCGGTGTTGGAGATGGGCTGCGGAACAGGCAATATAACAGAGCAGATATGCCGCGATGAAAAGGTGAAGTCCGTGACATGCTTTGATTTGTCAGAGGAGATGCTTGTAATAGCCAAGCAAAAGCTTAAGGGGATACCCAATCTGGAGATTCTAAGGCAGGACATGACCCAGATGAGCATAAAAAAGCATTACGACTTGGTGCTTTCCTGCTGCGACAGCATAAACTATATAACAGACGAGGAGAGCTTGAAAAAAGTCTTCGAGAGCACCTACAGCCTCTTGAACGATGGTGGAACATTTCTCTTTGATATAAACAGCTACTACAAGCTGAGCGAGATAATAGGAGACAATACCTTTACAGAGGACAGGGACGGTATTTTCTATGTCTGGGAAAATGAATACGAGAGCGACAGCGAGCAATGCAATTTCTACCTGACTTTCTTTATAGAAGACGAGCAGAGTGGAAAGTATTCCAGATTTGATGAACACCACGTAGAGAGAGCTTACAGGAGTGAAAAAATATTGGAACTGCTAAAGGAATCTGGGTTTGAAGACGTGAGAATTTACTGCGACTTTGACTTTTCAAAAGACTGCAAAGACAGGGCGGAGAGGATATTCTTCCTCTGTAAAAAAGAGTAG
- the hslO gene encoding Hsp33 family molecular chaperone HslO, producing MGDYIIRGIEEGGNFRFFIATTTELVEGLRKIHNATPTSIAALGRTATATAIMGYMLKNEKDKISLQIKGENEIKTIIAISNSECEVKGYISNPAVDIPLREDGKLDVGGAVGPGMMILVRDMGLKEPYIGQSELVTSEIGEDLANYFVRSEQQPSAVALGVLVDRDYSIKGAGGYIIQVMPDAEEEAISKLEQNLSKVDPISKMISEGLAPEDIMNKVFEGFETKIMDRKDVSLKCDCSREKMESIMISLGEEELKSMLDEKEVEIVCHFCNEKYVFEKPELNSMIDEIGRQKSVD from the coding sequence ATGGGTGATTATATAATAAGAGGAATAGAAGAAGGCGGGAACTTCCGTTTTTTCATAGCCACAACTACAGAGCTTGTAGAAGGGCTCAGGAAGATACACAATGCAACGCCTACTTCTATAGCGGCATTGGGGAGAACGGCGACAGCTACTGCCATCATGGGTTATATGCTTAAAAACGAGAAAGACAAGATATCCCTTCAGATAAAAGGCGAAAACGAGATAAAGACTATAATAGCTATATCGAACAGCGAATGCGAGGTCAAGGGCTATATATCTAACCCAGCGGTGGACATCCCTCTGAGGGAAGATGGAAAGCTGGACGTAGGAGGAGCAGTAGGACCTGGTATGATGATACTTGTAAGGGATATGGGACTTAAAGAGCCATATATAGGCCAGTCTGAGCTTGTGACAAGTGAAATAGGAGAGGATCTGGCCAATTACTTTGTAAGATCTGAGCAGCAGCCGTCGGCAGTAGCCCTTGGAGTGCTAGTAGATAGAGACTACAGCATAAAAGGTGCTGGGGGTTATATAATACAGGTAATGCCAGATGCAGAAGAGGAAGCTATTTCAAAGCTAGAGCAAAATCTCTCTAAGGTAGACCCTATATCTAAGATGATTTCAGAAGGACTTGCTCCTGAAGACATAATGAACAAGGTGTTCGAAGGGTTTGAAACAAAGATAATGGACAGAAAAGATGTGAGTCTGAAGTGCGACTGCTCTAGGGAAAAGATGGAGAGCATAATGATAAGTCTTGGCGAAGAGGAACTTAAGTCTATGCTAGATGAAAAGGAAGTAGAGATAGTGTGTCACTTCTGCAATGAGAAGTATGTCTTTGAAAAGCCAGAACTCAATTCCATGATTGATGAAATAGGAAGACAAAAAAGTGTTGACTAA